Part of the Melopsittacus undulatus isolate bMelUnd1 chromosome Z, bMelUnd1.mat.Z, whole genome shotgun sequence genome is shown below.
AGAGGGCTCCAGATGCAGCACATTCAAAGAGCTCAGAAATGCCCACCTGAGCCACACTTGAGTCACTGTCATGCAGGTGGAAGAACAAGGGCAGGAGGCTTCTGTGCACATCCTTCCTCATCTGCTTTTTGTGAGACCTGAATGAAACCCTCATCACATCTCTGCTGAGGAGGATGGACTGCTTTCGCACGCAGCTGCTCGCCTAGGACGAGAGAAGTAAGAGGAGAGGACCTCAGCCCTCGCTTCTCCAAGCCACTGAAGTGAGAAGAACCACCACTCACAGGCCAGTGAGCACACATGGAGAgggatgcaccatccctgagCCACACACACATGCCACCCAAGGGGCTCTCTCAGCTGCCTTACATTTTCAAAGAGTGGCAGGAGCATGttgagcagctgcagagcaatgGGGCCAGCCGTCTGCCTGTCTACCACGCAGAGGATGTTGCTGAGGACAGTCAGGGCGGCCTTCATGACGTCGCAGTCATCATCCTGCAGTTGCTGCATAACGGCTGGCAGCAGGCCTTGCAGAGACATAGCCTTTGCCTATGTGAAACACGCTTTCTTGGTGACACAGTTGAGGAGGACAGCACCAGCAAAACCACTCCGCTTGCAGAGGGGCAGACAGAGATCTCCCcatgtgcagcacagcccaaTGCCCTGCCTTCTGTGTTCAGTGGCTGAGGGGCTGCTGAACAGGGCAGTGGGGGCAGTGGGCACAGTTCTCACCACTCCTGATTCCTGGCACAGCCCAAGCACACCGCTGCGCACACAACCACCTGCTGCCCAGGCCCAGGCAGATGCCCTCACTGagcctggctgcccctgctcaCCTGCTTAGGTTTCTCAGACAGCGTGGCGAGGCTTGTGATCGCTACCTTGCGCAGCACTGAACTCTCGCTACGCAGCCGCATGTGGAGGACATACAGGATGAGGCTATCGTCAAGTCTTCAGCCTGGTGCAGTCCAGGAGCTGAAACACACCCAGAGCAGAGTGAGAGCCGCAGAGCTCCTGGAAGGCCCAGGGCAAGGcaccagagctgggcacagctcAGACGGGAGGCAGTGGCACCCTTGCCACCTCCCCTCTGCCTCATGCATGTGGCCCAGCTTCCCCCTGCCTGCTCTTGAAGAGGAAATACTTGCCACCAGGCCCACCTCAATGCAGACAATAATGGCACAGATGTCCTCATGTGATCGTATGATTCCAACCGCCTCTTCACATATGGAGGTGCAGCTGGCCCGTTCTTTATGCTTCAGCACTCTAGCAGGGGGAAGAAGGCATTGGCAGCACTGAGACAGGCAAAGCTCTCTGGGCCTATGGTGCCACACAAGTCACGGCTTGGCCACACAAGTCACGGCTCCATCTGCACCTTGTGTTGGCGGCTTGCACCCCACCACCTGTGCTGAAGAGGATCATGCAGGGGACCCTTTCCCTCCAGtggggaaacagcagcagacGCAAGGATGGCTGACAAAGCTCTTACCTACTCAGGACCCTGATGCCACTGGGGTAGTCGTAGGGGCTCATGAGCATGTCCCAAGCACCCTCCCCTTTGATGTCTTCAACCAGGGAGTCACCAcccagaa
Proteins encoded:
- the LOC117437894 gene encoding uncharacterized protein isoform X2 — its product is MRLRSESSVLRKVAITSLATLSEKPKQAKAMSLQGLLPAVMQQLQDDDCDVMKAALTVLSNILCVVDRQTAGPIALQLLNMLLPLFENASSCVRKQSILLSRDVMRVSFRSHKKQMRKDVHRSLLPLFFHLHDSDSSVAQLKRSRRRLEEYLHQSLLYQQSPQEPLREAAVRFIGLAGQHLKDGRKEKILVINEALQNMENDSSPLVSSLVLKTKQMLYDACEEPSSRSFLAALWCCLRRAERRRIPNQLV